A single Epinephelus lanceolatus isolate andai-2023 chromosome 22, ASM4190304v1, whole genome shotgun sequence DNA region contains:
- the LOC117245910 gene encoding low affinity immunoglobulin gamma Fc region receptor III-A-like isoform X2, protein MEVTALCFRLLMLGFILLNGDTEKSDAAFLRITPDRLQHFKYESVSFDCEGPGGSTKLRMIRNTEEFDPACHISQTSSGSFCTIRRVYPSDSGEYWCETEGGERSNSVNISVTAGSVILESPVLPVMKGDAVTLHCKNKKMSTNPSAGFYKDGLLIRSSSTGEMTIHNVSKSDEGLYKCHISGAGESPESWMAVRAPHQGTLSDDSNVPHVPILLWIAITILILALVLVVVGFLYIRKHRVSSKTPTAASRAVKDNQKFNGEDAADDLDGVTYAVVFTKSRQHKDAADAADNLSLGSNHTRKPRAEKHKDESSFQSVYSTLTISQTPKALQHESTVSRHPTAAKDSNSNKEELLYAPVQKATKTRDT, encoded by the exons ATGGAGGTCACAGCTCTCTGCTTCAGACTGT TGATGCTTGGATTTATTCTGCTAAATGGTGACACTGAGAAAAGTG ATGCAGCTTTTCTTCGTATCACTCCAGACAGACTGCAGCACTTTAAATATGAGTCTGTGTCTTTTGACTGTGAAGGGCCTGGTGGCTCGACTAAATTGAGAATGATCAGGAACACTGAGGAGTTTGATCCAGCATGTCATATTTCGCAGACATCATCAGGGTCCTTCTGCACTATTAGAAGAGTCTATCCATCAGACAGTGGAGAATACTGGTGTGAGactgaaggaggagagagaagcaACAGTGTCAACATCTCTGTCACTG CTGGTTCAGTGATCCTGGAGAGTCCTGTTCTTCCTGTGATGAAGGGGGATGCTGTGACTCTGCACTGCAAAAACAAGAAGATGTCCACCAACCCCTCAGCTGGTTTCTACAAAGATGGCCTCCTCATCAGGAGCAGCTCTACAGGAGAGATGACCATCCACAACGTCTCCAAGTCTGATGAAGGACTCTACAAGTGTCACATCTCTGGAGCTGGAGAATCACCAGAGAGCTGGATGGCTGTCAGAG CACCTCATCAAGGTACTCTCTCAGATGACTCCAACGTCCCTCACGTCCCCATCCTGCTGTGGATTGCTATCACCATTTTAATATTGGCcctggtgctggtggtggtgggatTCCTTTATATTAGGAAACACAGAG TTTCCTCAAAGACACCAACAGCAGCATCACGCGCAGTTAAGGACAATCAAAAAT TCAATGGAGAGGACGCTGCAGACGATCTAGACGGTGTGACGTATGCAGTCGTTTTCACAAAATCGAGACAACACAAAg aCGCTGCAGACGCTGCTGATAATTTGAGCCTCGGGTCAAACCACACCAGAAAACCACGGGCTGAAAAAC ATAAGGATGAGTCTTCATTTCAATCTGTTTATTCTACTTTGACTATAAGTCAGACTCCAAAAGCTCTCCAACATG AATCCACAGTGAGCAGGCATCCCACAGCAGCCAAAGACTCCAATTCAAACAAGGAAGAACTTCTCTATGCACCTGTCCAGAAG GCCACAAAGACCAGAGACACCTGA
- the LOC117245910 gene encoding junctional adhesion molecule B-like isoform X1: MEVTALCFRLLMLGFILLNGDTEKSDAAFLRITPDRLQHFKYESVSFDCEGPGGSTKLRMIRNTEEFDPACHISQTSSGSFCTIRRVYPSDSGEYWCETEGGERSNSVNISVTAGSVILESPVLPVMKGDAVTLHCKNKKMSTNPSAGFYKDGLLIRSSSTGEMTIHNVSKSDEGLYKCHISGAGESPESWMAVRAPHQGTLSDDSNVPHVPILLWIAITILILALVLVVVGFLYIRKHRVLLFCPSVSSKTPTAASRAVKDNQKFNGEDAADDLDGVTYAVVFTKSRQHKDAADAADNLSLGSNHTRKPRAEKHKDESSFQSVYSTLTISQTPKALQHESTVSRHPTAAKDSNSNKEELLYAPVQKATKTRDT, from the exons ATGGAGGTCACAGCTCTCTGCTTCAGACTGT TGATGCTTGGATTTATTCTGCTAAATGGTGACACTGAGAAAAGTG ATGCAGCTTTTCTTCGTATCACTCCAGACAGACTGCAGCACTTTAAATATGAGTCTGTGTCTTTTGACTGTGAAGGGCCTGGTGGCTCGACTAAATTGAGAATGATCAGGAACACTGAGGAGTTTGATCCAGCATGTCATATTTCGCAGACATCATCAGGGTCCTTCTGCACTATTAGAAGAGTCTATCCATCAGACAGTGGAGAATACTGGTGTGAGactgaaggaggagagagaagcaACAGTGTCAACATCTCTGTCACTG CTGGTTCAGTGATCCTGGAGAGTCCTGTTCTTCCTGTGATGAAGGGGGATGCTGTGACTCTGCACTGCAAAAACAAGAAGATGTCCACCAACCCCTCAGCTGGTTTCTACAAAGATGGCCTCCTCATCAGGAGCAGCTCTACAGGAGAGATGACCATCCACAACGTCTCCAAGTCTGATGAAGGACTCTACAAGTGTCACATCTCTGGAGCTGGAGAATCACCAGAGAGCTGGATGGCTGTCAGAG CACCTCATCAAGGTACTCTCTCAGATGACTCCAACGTCCCTCACGTCCCCATCCTGCTGTGGATTGCTATCACCATTTTAATATTGGCcctggtgctggtggtggtgggatTCCTTTATATTAGGAAACACAGAG TTTTGCTTTTCTGTCCATCAGTTTCCTCAAAGACACCAACAGCAGCATCACGCGCAGTTAAGGACAATCAAAAAT TCAATGGAGAGGACGCTGCAGACGATCTAGACGGTGTGACGTATGCAGTCGTTTTCACAAAATCGAGACAACACAAAg aCGCTGCAGACGCTGCTGATAATTTGAGCCTCGGGTCAAACCACACCAGAAAACCACGGGCTGAAAAAC ATAAGGATGAGTCTTCATTTCAATCTGTTTATTCTACTTTGACTATAAGTCAGACTCCAAAAGCTCTCCAACATG AATCCACAGTGAGCAGGCATCCCACAGCAGCCAAAGACTCCAATTCAAACAAGGAAGAACTTCTCTATGCACCTGTCCAGAAG GCCACAAAGACCAGAGACACCTGA